The nucleotide sequence TCAGTAAATAGTTTGTACTTTTCACCCCACCATTCTCTAACTTGAGGATTTAAGAAATCTGGGAAATGTGTATATCCAGGCCAAACAGTAGCTACAAAGTATTCTCCATTTTCATCCTTACAAAAATAATCATTTTTGATTCCTTCTTCATATACATCATAACCTTTTTCTATTTTCACCCCGGGATCAACTATAGGCACTAAATTAAATCCCATGTTTTTCATTTCAGAAACAAATTCTGGGAAATTAGGAAATTTACTATCATCTATGGTGAACACCTTATAATTTTCCATATAATCTATATCCATATATATAGCATCACAAGGTATATTTCTCTTTCTAAAATTATTTGCTACATCTTTAATAGTTTCAGCATCTGGATAACTCCATCTGCATTGTTGATATCCAAAAGCCCATTTTGGAGGTATATATGGTTTTCCTGTTAATTTTAAATATTCGCGAACCACTTCAATATCCTTTTTAGTATCAAAAATATAAATATCGAAATTATTTGAATTAATTGTAATTATCATTTCATCAAATTTTGTATAACTAATATCAAAAATTATTTCACCTGGATAATCTATAAAAAAACCAAATTTATTGCTAATTATAACAAAAGGATGAGAACCGTATAATGCATCCTTTTCTGGGGTATGTATAGGATCATCTGTAGCAAATAATCTGTATACTTTACCTCTTTTGTTTAATGAACCTAAAGTTTCACCTAAACCGTAAACTTTATCATCATTAGATAATTTGATATTTAAAGTAGTACTATTCTCTTTTTCCACAATTGAAAAATAATCAATTTTTTCACATTTTTCAAAAACAAGATCATTTTTCTCGAAAACGGTTGCATCAGTTTCAAAAGGAATACCAAATCTGTATAAGGTTGTAAATTCATTTAAAATCGCCTTTTTCACATTATCACCCTTCCTCTATATATTATATGTGCAAAAATGCCATTATTATTTCAAAAACAATAAGAATTACAATTAATAATTCTAAGAAATTAGCTCTTGAACCTTCATTTATTTCATTTAAAACAGTATAGCTTTCTAAAGCATTATCCAGTTTATGAGATAATATTTTATATCTTCTATTAATTTCAAAAAATCTAGCCAACATTTCATATAATTCGTCATATATGTTCCATTCCCATGTAATTGAAGGTTTATCTAAAACCATAATGTCAGATATTATTTCATGTCTTGTTTTAATTAGGTTTAAAGCTTTACCAACAGCTATATTTTTCATAATAGAAAGAAAATGTTTATACTTATTATATTTGACTATAGTTTTTTCAATATCATCTTCTAACTCATCAGATAGAGCTTCATATCTTTCTAAAGAAACGCTTTGAGCAATAGTTAAAGATATTAAAGCTAAGGACTCTTTTGATATGTACTCTTCTTTTATATGAAGGGTTTCTGTGTTAAAGTCAATATAAAAAGATTTTTTTATATTATTATCAATAATAATATTTAATTCATCTTCAAATTTTGTTTTAAATTCATCTTCAATTAGTTTTTCTATATAAGAAATAAATTCTTTTATTTCTTTATCTAAAAAATCAAAGAATACAAAAGCACCAAATTGATATATATGAACATCCTTGTGATTATAATTTAAAATCAGTGGCATTTCCCATTTTGTAACTATTGGTAATTGTAATTTTGCTGCTATCATTTGAATATCGATGTTTTTCCCAGCATCTAAAGCCTTAATTTTATACTCAAAGTTATTTTCCATAACGCACCTCCGCGCCTTTATTTTATTATTTTTTTAATTTTATTAATTATAATATATATAAGAAATGATAATAAAAATGCATATAATGTTCTTAAAATACCCAAATATATGGGGGTTTGAAAATGTAAAAAAGTGTCTAATATGGATACAAAAAGTATTGATTGTCCAATATTCCAAAAAATACTATAAAACTTAGTAGGTGGTTTTGTAAATATAAAAAAGTATGAAAATAATTCTTTAAAACGAGGTCTAGCAATTAAAGCTTTTTCTAAAAAATCTCTTATATTTCTTTCATACATACTAGCAAAGCCAAAATTTCCGCTTCTGATAATATAATAAGCTCCAAATATTAGTACAATAAACGCAGATAATATAATATCTTTTTTGTTTAAACTAAAATTTTTTATTTGTATAATGAATAACACAAAAGGTAATGTAATTAGTAATAATTTAACTCCTCGTATTACAGAAATTTTATATAATAATAGATAACTATAACCTGTACCGTATAATAAAATACCTAAAATAATATTTATTATAACAAACTTAAAAATATTTTTTTCTTTATCATTTTTCCATTTAATCCAAGAAATAAAAGAAAAAATAATAGCTAATAATACATAGGACCATTCATTTAAAAAGAAAAATACTATCAAATATATTATTGACAGCAATGGAATGAATACGCTTATTAAAATAGAATTAATTATTGCTGAGGAAATAGGAATAAATTTATTATATTTTGGTAAATTTGGAATATTCGAATTATAAGATTTCATTCTT is from Marinitoga litoralis and encodes:
- a CDS encoding RMD1 family protein: MENNFEYKIKALDAGKNIDIQMIAAKLQLPIVTKWEMPLILNYNHKDVHIYQFGAFVFFDFLDKEIKEFISYIEKLIEDEFKTKFEDELNIIIDNNIKKSFYIDFNTETLHIKEEYISKESLALISLTIAQSVSLERYEALSDELEDDIEKTIVKYNKYKHFLSIMKNIAVGKALNLIKTRHEIISDIMVLDKPSITWEWNIYDELYEMLARFFEINRRYKILSHKLDNALESYTVLNEINEGSRANFLELLIVILIVFEIIMAFLHI
- a CDS encoding DUF5693 family protein, which produces MKKYKRIIFLIATIYSIFLLIYIVFNDYSYLKSGYHIINNNLLKKQSIMIGNKVIEYFNYYDYILISENSTNLTLDDFKSFLSKHENVLVAEFSDFGYLFDKYKVYLNKDELNKIRYAHYIKPKEIDKYSIDQIEQRFWRAFNERRINIFYIPDHEKRNLIITNIKERMKSYNSNIPNLPKYNKFIPISSAIINSILISVFIPLLSIIYLIVFFFLNEWSYVLLAIIFSFISWIKWKNDKEKNIFKFVIINIILGILLYGTGYSYLLLYKISVIRGVKLLLITLPFVLFIIQIKNFSLNKKDIILSAFIVLIFGAYYIIRSGNFGFASMYERNIRDFLEKALIARPRFKELFSYFFIFTKPPTKFYSIFWNIGQSILFVSILDTFLHFQTPIYLGILRTLYAFLLSFLIYIIINKIKKIIK